In Glycine max cultivar Williams 82 chromosome 7, Glycine_max_v4.0, whole genome shotgun sequence, a single window of DNA contains:
- the LOC100782321 gene encoding pentatricopeptide repeat-containing protein At2g17670 — translation MGKIPPSFRSAIANPNLRNPSSLFRPQPHHFPNKHQQPRKPSKQQQKPSSLPLFKSPNLEDAKKLFNSIANSSSDPRFPNSLLHSYAKLATTPSDSIKFFNHITKTLPSFSPDRSTFHILLSHASNNSNLLSPIHQTLNLMLAAGITPDTATADVAVRSLCSAGRLDHAVELIKEFASKHCPPDTYTFNFLVKHLCKSSTITTVYAFIDEMREKFDVKPDLVTYTILIDNVCNGKNLNLREAMRLVSVLHEEGFKLDCFVYNTIMKGYCVLSRGSEAIEVYNKMKEEGVEPDLVTYNTLIFGLSKSGRVTEARKLLRVMAEKGYFPDEVTYTSLMNGLCRKGDALGALALLGEMEAKGCSPNACTYNTLLHGLCKARLVEKAVKFYQVIRAGGLKLDTASYGTFVRALCRDGRIAEAYEVFDYAVESKSLTDVAAYSTLESTLKWLRKAKEQGLAI, via the coding sequence ATGGGCAAAATCCCTCCTTCGTTCCGCTCCGCAATCGCAAACCCTAACCTCCGTAACCCCTCTTCACTCTTCCGTCCCCAACCCCATCACTTCCCAAACAAACACCAACAACCTCGAAAACCCTCTAAGCAACAACAaaaaccttcttctcttcctctcttcAAATCCCCAAACCTCGAAGACGCCAAAAAACTCTTCAACTCCATCGCCAACTCTTCCTCCGACCCCCGCTTCCCCAACTCCCTCCTCCACTCCTACGCCAAACTCGCCACCACCCCTTCCGATTCCATCAAATTCTTCAACCATATCACCAAAACCCTACCTTCCTTCTCCCCCGACCGCTCCACCTTCCACATCCTCCTGTCCCACGCCTCCAACAATTCCAATTTACTCTCCCCAATCCACCAAACCCTAAATTTAATGCTGGCCGCCGGGATCACCCCCGACACTGCCACCGCCGACGTCGCCGTCCGGTCCCTCTGCTCGGCCGGTCGCCTCGACCACGCCGTCGAATTGATCAAAGAATTCGCCTCCAAACACTGCCCCCCGGACACCTACACCTTCAACTTCCTCGTCAAGCACCTCTGCAAGTCCAGCACCATAACCACCGTCTATGCCTTCATCGACGAAATGCGCGAAAAATTCGACGTCAAGCCTGATCTGGTCACCTACACGATCCTCATTGACAATGTATGCAATGGGAAGAACCTGAACCTGAGGGAGGCGATGAGGCTGGTGAGTGTGCTTCACGAGGAAGGGTTTAAGCTTGATTGCTTTGTTTACAACACCATTATGAAAGGGTATTGTGTGTTGAGTAGAGGGAGTGAGGCGATTGAGGTTTATaacaagatgaaggaggaagggGTGGAGCCTGATCTTGTTACTTACAACACTTTGATCTTCGGGCTGTCGAAGTCCGGGAGGGTGACCGAGGCGAGGAAGTTGCTGCGTGTGATGGCGGAGAAAGGCTATTTTCCTGATGAGGTGACCTATACTTCACTGATGAATGGGTTGTGTAGGAAGGGGGACGCGCTAGGGGCCCTGGCCTTGTTGGGGGAGATGGAGGCCAAGGGGTGTAGTCCGAATGCGTGCACGTATAACACGCTGCTGCACGGGTTGTGTAAGGCGAGGCTGGTGGAGAAGGCTGTCAAGTTCTACCAGGTGATCAGGGCTGGCGGTCTGAAGCTTGATACAGCTTCTTATGGGACTTTTGTCAGGGCGCTGTGTAGGGACGGGAGAATTGCAGAGGCGTATGAGGTTTTTGATTATGCTGTTGAGAGCAAGAGCTTGACGGATGTTGCTGCTTACTCGACATTGGAGAGCACGCTTAAATGGCTCAGGAAGGCGAAAGAACAAGGGCTCGCCATTTGA